A region of the Longimicrobium sp. genome:
TGTCGGGGAATAGGAGTTCAGAACGGAGTTAAGCACCGGCGTGAGTGCTAATTCCAAAGCGGCCATCTGCTGCTCCACCCGCCCTAAAGCTTCATTCAGTTCCTTGAGTGCTACTTCGAGGACTTCTCGGAGCGTGGAACCGGTGAACTCGGCCTCCATCTGCTCTATCGCCTCTGACGGGGTGATCCGTCCGAAAGCAAGATCCTTGCGGATCTCGATCAACGTATCCAGAAACCGTGGCGACCGGCTGTGGGCTACGAGGCGACGGCCAAGCTCAGTTAGTGCAACTAAGAGCACTGCAAGCCGGAAAGCGGCCCGTTGCGTACCGGGATGCAGAGTCGGGAGTGCGAATGCGAAGCCCAAAATGGAGATACAAAGCAGAAGAAGAAGAACAAAGCGTCCGATTGAAGCACCCGTCTCGAATTTCGGAGAACGCAACGGAACAAAGATTCCGAGCTTTGGACCAATGAGGATAACCACGGCCCCGAGCAGCGATACGGCCCAATAGATAAGACCGGCAGCGGTTCCCCAGACGGGTATCCGATGAACCACGAAGATGATCAATACCAGAAAAGCAGTCGCATGAAAGACTGCTTCCGCCGCATAGGTACCGAGACTTTTAAAGTGCCGTGCTGCTATAAATCTGTGGCCGAGCGGACGCCAAGAAGGGTCGCTATTCCGACCAAACAACGAGAAAGCAAGCTCCCGAATGCTCAGCAGAAGTAGCCCCCACCGAACGACCTCTTGAATTTCAAATCCGCCTGACTCCCAAAACCCGAGAGCAGACCAAGATACTGCAGCCGTCGCACCGATAATTGCAAAGAGTGTCCACCCACTCCTTTCCTGTTCCGAGGTAACTCGTGTGATTTCCGCGTCCAGCACATGCATCACGCTTTCCGCACTCGGCCAAGAACTCTTAGCTTCGGGTGGCCGATCATTGGCTTCGCTCACGTGACGGCGCGTCAGTGCGGGAGCGGATTAGGCCCCTTGAGCGCGTCGCGGACGGCGGGGATCACCTGCGAGGCGACCGTCTCGGCGGGGCCCTCGACGAGCGCGCCGGCGGCCTTCACGTGGCCGCCGCCGCCGAAGCGCCGCGCCAGGCGGTTGACGTCGGCGTGGCCGTTGGAGCGGAAGGAGACCTTGGTCTTGCCGTCGCCCGTCTCGCGGAAGAGGAGCGCCACCTCGGTGCCCTCGATGGAGCGGGCGTGCTCGATCAGCCCGTCGAAGTCCTCGCCGGTGGCCTCCAGGCGCCGGGCGGTCTGGTCGGTCACCACCATCCAGGCCAGCCCCACCGCCGGGTCCACCCGCAGCGACTCGAGCGCCTCGCGCAAGAGCGACAGCCGCCGCAGCGGCGCCGTGGCGAAGAGCCGCCGGTACACCCACTCGGGGTCGATCCCCCGCGCCAGGAGCCGCGCCGCCACCGCGTGCGAGCGCGGCGTGGTGTTGCTGAAGCGGAAGCTCCCCGTGTCGCTCACGATGGCCACGTACGCTCCCAGCGCCGCCGCGGAAGGCACGTCGTCGCCCGAGAGGACGATCAGGTCGTAGACCATCTCGCCCGTGGCGCTGGCGGAGGGGTCCTGCACGGCGGTGTCGCCCAGCACCTCGGCCCCGGCGGGGTGGTGGTCGACCACCAGGGTGCGCTCGCGGGGGAGCCGCGCGGCCAGCTCGCCCACGCGCGGGGGCTCGCTGGTGTCGAGCACCACGAACAGGTCGGCCTCGGTCAGCGCCGCCTCGGCCTCGGGGGTGCCCAGGTCGGCCACCGCGTCGTGGCGGTGCAGGAGGAAGCGGAACCCCTCCGGGAAGGGCGTGGGGTTCACGATCGAGCACTCGATCCCCCGCCCCTCCAGCCACGCCGCCACCGCCGCCTCGGACCCGGCCCCGTCGCCGTCGGCGTGCACGTGCGTGGTGAGCACCACCCGCCGCGCGGCGAGCAGGCGCTGGAGCACGCGGCGGAGCGTGAACGAGCGCGAGTCGGGAACGTCGAGGAGGTCGTTCAGGGCCATCGGGCTTACCGGACGGAAAGAGCGCGGAAAACGAATACGCTACGCGCCGCGGGGCGGGAGCGCAATCGGTGCGCCGTAAAACCCGGTGCGTGAGTGCGAAAGTGCGAGAGTGCGAAAGTGCGATCCGGCTCCCAGCCGATCGTCGACACCGCGCGCGGGCCCGTCCCGGGTCGGTTGAAGCCTCGCGCGCGCCGGACCCGGCCTCCGCTCCGGACCCGACAGCGAGGCTTTCTGCCGTTGTTGCCGCGGGTTCACCCGCCTTTTGCGAAGCACGCCACCCCGCGCCGCCCCTCCTCCACGCGCCGGAGGAGCCCACGCAGGTGGGCTTTTCGCCGTCGTTGCCGCGGGTTCACCCGCCCCGACTCGTCCCGGCGTGCTTGACGCAGGTCCGCACGCGCGTAAGATTCACGACCTTCCCGGTTTCGCGGACGAAAAACCCCGGCGTCTGGCGGCACGAATGCGGCGCACGCGCGCGCTCCCCACCTTCCTGATCGCCTCCGCGCTCCCCCACGGGCCGCGGAGCGCGCCGGGCCATTCCACCCGCCGGGCCACGCCGTGAAGCGCCCTCCGCCCCCCGCCGCCTCCCGGGCGGCCTTCATCGCACCGAGCAGACGTTCGACCGGTCCCGCGCGGGACCTCGCAGCGGCGCGCCCACCCCGGGCGGCGCGCGTCCTCCCCCACGGCGGACGATAACCCTTCCAGGAGCCTCCATGAGCCTATTCGCCCGCAAGTCCATCGACGAGCTGCGCGCGGACGCGTTCTCCGAGGGCGAGCACTCGCTCAAGCGCGCGCTCTCGGCCACCAACCTCGTGCTGCTCGGCATCGGCGCCATCATCGGCGCCGGCATCTTCGTGCTCACGGGGAGCGCGGCGGCGCAGTACGCGGGGCCGGCCATCGTCATCTCGTTCATCGTGGCGGGGCTCGGCTGCCTCTTCGCGGGGCTGTGCTACGCCGAGTTCGCCGCCATGATCCCGATCGCCGGCAGCGCGTACACCTACGGCTACGCCACCCTCGGCGAGCTGATCGCCTGGATCATCGGCTGGGACCTGATCCTGGAGTACCTCTTCGGCGCCTCCACCGTGGCCGTGGGGTGGTCGGGGTACTTCACGGCGTTCATGAACGAGCTGGGGATCAAGATCCCCGCCGCGCTCAGCAGCGCGCCCTTCGCCTACGAGAACGGCGACTTCGTCCGCACCGGCGCCTTCCTCAACATCCCGGCGATCTTCCTGATCCTGCTGATGACCGCGCTGCTGGTGATCGGCATCCAGGAGTCGGCGCGCTTCAACAACATCATCGTCTACGTGAAGACGGCCATCGTGCTACTGGTGATCGCCTTCGGCTTCCAGTACGTGGACAGCGCCAACTGGTCGCCCTTCATCCCGCCCAACACCGGCGAGTTCGGCCAGTTCGGCTGGAGCGGGATCGTGCGCGGCGCGGCGGTGGTGTTCTTCGCCTACATCGGCTTCGACGCGGTGTCTACCGCCGCCCAGGAGGCCAAGAACCCGCAGCGCGACATGCCGATCGGCATGCTGGGGTCGCTGGCCATCTGCACGGTGCTCTACATCCTGATGGCGCTGGTGATGACGGGGATGGTGAAGTACACCGAGCTGAACGTGCCGCACCCGGTGTTCGTGGCCATCGACGCGGCGGGCCCGGCGCTGAAGTGGCTCACCTACTTCATCAACATCGGCGCCATCGCCGGCCTGGCCTCGGTGGTGCTGGTGATGCTCATGGGGCAGCCGCGCATCTTCTACTCGATGGCGCGCGACGGGCTGCTCCCGCCGGCCTTCGGCAAGGTGCACCCGCGCTTCCGCACCCCCTACATCACCACCATCCTCACCGGCGTGGTGGCGGCCGTCGTCGCCGGGCTCTTCCCGATCGGCATCCTGGGCGAGCTGGTCTCGATCGGCACCCTGCTGGCGTTCGTGATCGTGTGCGGCGGCATCATCTACCTGCGCTACAACGAGCCCGAGCGGCCACGCCCCTTCCGCACCCCCCTGGTGCCGCTGGTGCCGATCCTGGGGATCCTGATCTGCGGCTACATGATGTACTCGCTGCCGAAGGACACGTGGCTGCGGCTCATCATCTGGATGGCGCTGGGGCTGCTGATCTACTTCTTCTACAGCCGCAGCCACAGCGTGCTGCAGCGCACCGGGCACAGCTCGCACGCGGCGCAGCAGCAGCCCCCGGCGCCCACCTACACCGACTCGGACGAGCACCCCCGGCCTCCGCGCTGAGGAGGGTGGCGCTCCCGCAGGGAAGGCCCCGGAGGGCTCCCGGGGAACAGCCGGTCGGTCGGACGCCGGTCGCGGAGTTTCGCGACCGGCGTCCGGACGTTAGAATCCCCGCGCGCGCGGCCCTTCCGGCTCGCGCGAGAGGCCGCGCGCTCCGCTTCCGAGGAACGGGGCGGCGCCCGGAGTGGGCAGTCTACCGACATAAAGCAAACCGGAGCATGAATCCAATCGTTTACGCGGTCCCGCTGCTGGGGCTCCTGGCCCTGGCCTACACCGCCTGGCGCTCGGCCTGGGTCACCCGGCAGGACCCGGGGACCGAGACCATGCGCGAGATCTCGGGCCACATCGCCGACGGCGCGCTGGCCTTCCTGAAGGCCGAGTACCGGGTGCTGGCCGCCTTCGCGGTGATCGCCAGCATCCTCCTCTTCCTGCTGGGGATGAGCGACGAGCGCTCGCACCCGCTGATCGTGGCCGCCTTCCTGGTGGGCGCGCTCTTCTCGGTGCTGGCGGGCTTCATCGGCATGCGCATCGCCACCAAGGCCAACGTGCGCACGGCCCACGCGGCCCGCACCAGCCTCTCGCGCGCGCTCGACGTCTCCTTCGCCGGGGGCTCGGTGATGGGGATGGGCGTGGCCGGCCTGGCGGTGCTGGGGCTCGGCTCGCTCTTCATCGTCTTCTACACGGTGTTCGTGGACGGCGGCGACCCGAACGGGGTCGAGATGGCGCGGGCCCTGGAGGTGCTCACCGGCTTCAGCCTGGGCGCCGAGAGCATCGCGCTCTTCGCCCGCGTGGGCGGCGGCATCTACACCAAGGCGGCCGACGTGGGCGCCGACCTGGTGGGGAAGGTGGAGGCCGGCATCCCCGAGGACGACCCGCGCAACCCGGCCACCATCGCCGACAACGTGGGCGACAACGTGGGCGACGTGGCGGGGATGGGCGCCGACCTCTTCGGCAGCTACGTGGCCACCATCCTGGCGTCGATGGTGCTGGGGCGCGAGGTGCTCGCCCCGGGCGACCCGCTGGGCGGGCTCACCCCGATCCTGCTGCCGATGCTGATTGCCGGCCTGGGGATCGTCTTCTCGCTGGTGGGGATCTTCCTGGTGCGGGTGAAGGAGGGCGGCGACGTGCAGCGCTCGCTCAACATCGGCAACTGGGCGTCGATCCTGCTGACCGCGGTGGCCTCGTTCGCGCTGATCCAGTGGCTCTTCCGCGACGTGAACGTGCTCACCATGACGCGCGCCGACAGCGCGCGCTTCACCCCCAACGGGGTGTTCCTGGCTGTGTTCATCGGCCTGGTGGTGGGCGCGCTGATGAGCCTGATCACCGAGTACTACACGGCCATCGGGCGGCGCCCGGTGAACTCCATCGTGCGGGGCTCCTCCACCGGCCACGCCACCAACGTGATCGGCGGGCTGTCGGTGGGGATGGAGTCGACCATGCTGCCGATCCTGGTGCTGGCGGCGGGGATCATCGGCAGCTACGAGGTGGCGGGGCTCTACGGGGTGGCGATCGCGGCGGCCGGGATGATGGCGACCACGGCCATGCAGCTGGCCATCGACGCCTTCGGGCCCATCGCCGACAACGCGGGCGGGATCGCGGAGATGAGCCACCTGCCCAAGGAGGTGCGCGAGCGCACCGACGTGCTGGACGCGGTGGGCAACACCACGGCGGCCACGGGGAAGGGCTTCGCCATCGCCAGCGCGGCGCTCACGGCTCTGGCGCTCTTCGCCGCGTTCATGGGCACGGCGCAGATCGACAGCATCGACATCTCCAACGCGCGGGTGCTGGGCGGGCTGTTCGTGGGGGCGATGATCCCCTTCATCTTCTCCTCTCTCGCCATCAGCGCGGTGGGGCGCGCGGCGATGAGCATGGTGCAGGAGGTCCGCCGCCAGTTCCGCGAGATCCCCGGGATCCTGGAGGGGACGGGGAAGCCCGAGTACGAGCGCTGCGTGGCGATCTCGACGCAGGCGGCGATCCGCGAGATGGTGCCGCCGGGCGCCATCGCCCTGCTGGCGCCGGTGGTGGTGGGCTTCCTGATGGGCCCCGAGGTGCTGGGCGGGATGCTGGCGGGCGTGACGGTGTCGGGGGTGCTGATGGCGATGTTCCAGTCCAACGCGGGCGGGGCGTGGGACAACGCCAAGAAGAGCTTCGAGAAGGGGGTCGACATCGAGGGGCAGCGCTTCTTCAAGGGCTCGGACCCGCACAAGGCGGCGGTCACGGGCGACACCGTGGGCGACCCCTTCAAGGACACCTCGGGCCCGTCGATGAACATCCTGATCAAGCTGATGTCGATCGTCTCGCTGGTGATCGCGCCGGCCATCGCGGAAGACCGCGGCGGCGCCGAGGCGAGCCGCCCGGCCCCCGAGGCGCGCGCCGAGGCCCCCGCCCCGGCGCACGCCGCCCCGCCGCCCCCGGTGGTGATGCGCTGAGCGGCGGCGCGCGGCGTCGGAGGAATCACAGCGAAGCCCGGCCGGGATGCCCCGGCCGGGCTTCGTCGTTCCAACTAAACTGGACCGAGGATTTTCAGGTATTGTTCGACTCCTAACGAGACATCCCGTCCGATGTCTACCCCTCTGGTTTTCTCCATAGGTACATCTTGATGCCGGAAAATACCGGTACTTGCCGACACATTTCCATCCGCGTAAAATGGACGTCCCGCACGAGGTCGTGGCGATCTCTTTTCCCCGCCCTTGACGAAACCCAGCGATAGGTTTATTCTGATGAGCACCGTACTTCGGATGGACGGGTACGCCGTCGTCATCCACACGCGCGACCACCCTCCGCCGCACGTCCACGTGCTGTACGGAGGAGACGAAGAGGAAATCGTGGTGAACCTGCGTCCGATCGCGGTTCGCGAGGTCCGGGGGATGCGGCCCCAGCACATCGTCGAGGCCGTGCGCATCGTCGAAGAGCACAAGATCTACCTGCTGATCAAGTGGAAGGTGATCCATGGCTGAACGGCTCTCCGAGGCCGAGATCCTGGCCCAGGTCGACGCCGCGACCCGCCGGGCCCGGCGCGCGGACGCCACCGAGCCGCGCGCCGTCGCGGCCCGCTACGATCCCGATTCGCGCCTGGTGACGGTCGAGCTGCGCAACCGCTGCACGTTCGCGTTCCCGCCGGAGCTGGAGCCGGACCTCGCGCACCTGGCGCCCGGCGTCCTGGCCGGCGTCCGCGTGGCCTCGGGGGGGCGCGCGCTGCACTGGGAGGAGCCGGACGTGCACATCGACGTCCCCGGGCTGATCGCGCACGCGATCGGGCTCGACGCGTGGGCGCCGAAGTACCTGGGCTCGCGGACCAGCGCGGCCAAGGCGCGCGCCTCGCGCGAGAACGGCAGGAAGGGAGGACGGCCGCGGCGGCGCGCCACTCCCGAGTAGCCCGCAGCGTGCGCGTCCTGGTCATCGGCGGCACGCGCTTCGTCGGGCCGTGGGTGGTGCGGCGGCTGGTGGAGGCGGGGCACGAGGTCGCCGTCTTCCACCGCGGCCGGACGGAGGCGGAGCTGCCGGAGGGCGTGGAGGAGGTGCGGGGCGACCGGGCCCGGCTGGCTTCGTTCGCCGCCGCGCTGCGCCGCCTGCGCCCGCGGGTGGTGCTCGACATGGTGCCGTACACGGAGCGCGACGCGCGGGAGCTGCTGCGGACGTTCCGGGGCGTGGCCGAGCGGGTGGTGGCGGCCGGCAGCGGCGACGTGTACCTCGCCTACGACCGGCTGCGCCGCGTGAGCCCCGGCGAGCCCGGCCCGGTTCCGCTGGCGGAGGACGCGCCGCTGCGGGAGGTGCTCCACCCCTACCGGGCGGACGCGCCGGGGCCGGAGCACTGGACGTACGACTACGACAAGATCCCGGTGGAGCGCGTGGTCCTGGGCGACCCGGAGCTGCCCGGCACGGTGCTGCGCCTGCCGTGCGTCTACGGCCCGCGCGACCAGTTCCGCCGGGTGCGCGAGTACCTGCGGCGCATGGACGACGGCAGGCCCGCCATCCTGCTGGAGGAGGGGCACGCGGCCTGGCGCTGGACGCGCGGCTACGTGGAAGACGTGGCCGCGGCGGTGGCGCTGGCGGTGACGGACGCGCGCTCCGCCGGCCGCGTCTACAACGTGGGCGAGCCGGACGCGCTCACCGAGGCGGAGTGGGTGCGCGCCATCGGCCGCGTGGCGGGGTGGGAGGGGATGGTCGTGGCCGTACCCCGCGGCCGCCTCCCCGCGCACCTGGCGCCGGATGACTTCGACTGGCGGCACCACCTGGCCACCGACTCGTCGCGGATCCGCGCGGAGCTGGGCTGGGCCGAGGCCGTCCCGCGCGGCGAAGCGCTCCGGCGCACCATCGCCTGGGAGCGCGCGCACCCGCCGGACGGCGGCGCGGCGCAGCCCGACTACGCGGCGGAGGACGCGGCACTGCGGAAGATCGCCGGCTGTCTCCCGTAAACGTTTCCCCTGTACCTGGCGATCGCGGCGGCCGCATCGTTATGAAGCTGGGCCGGAGCGCGGCTATCTCTCGGCGGGCGTCGCAGTTGCGCCTGGACACAGGGCGTAGCAGAGCAGATGCGGCCAACAAGACTGTTGCATCACGTCTGTTTGCACTTTAGCTTGCTATCCCCCACCCAACGCGGGCCAGGTCCACAGGCGTCCGGAATCGCCGGGCGCCCACGCGGAGCACACGCCATGGCGTCGAAGACCGTGCTCATCGTGGACGACGACCCCGACCAGCATGTACTCTGTGGTCTGTACCTGGAGCATTCCGGGTACGCGGTCCTCCACGCGCACGACGGACGGGAAGGCTACGAGACGGCGCGGTCCAGGCAGCCCTCGCTGATCCTGATGGACCTGCGCATGCCGCGCCTGGACGGGGCGTCGGCGTTCCGGCTCCTGGCCGCGGACGACGACACCCGCGCCATCCCGGTGGTGGCGCTCTCGGCCGACGTGCTGGAGTGGTCGGAGACGCGCGCGCTGCGGGAGGGCTTCGCCGGGCACATCGCCAAGCCGTGCGACCTGCGCCGGATCCGCGACCTGGTGCAGCGCCTGATCGGCCCCGCCGAGCCGGCCGGGATGGCCGCGGCCATGGCCTGATTCGAAGCCTGCACATCGATCGCCAGCGGATGCCGGGTCCCCGGCATCCGCTGTTTTCTTTTGGATGAGTTCTCCAGACACAACGAGACTCTCACAGAGGACACAGAGGGCACGGAGGAACAGCGGGTCGGATGCAGTTCTCTGTGTCCTCCGTGTCCTCTGTGAGACAAAAACAGCAGGCCTCACGCAGAGTCAGCAGAGTTAGCAGAGAACCCCTCGTTGTTCTCTGTTGACTCTGCTGACTCTGCGTGATCCAAATCTGTTGAAGTTTGGATGTTTGGATTATGTCTCCGGCGTGGGGTCGGCGCGCTCGGGGCGGGCGTTGTCGCCGCGGATCTCGGCGCCGCCCAGCACCAGGCCGCGCACGGGGAGGCCGTCGGGGAGCATCCGCTCGATCAGCGACACGCGGATCGGCTGGGCGCGCACGTTCATGTCCACGAAGCGCAGCGTATCGCCCAGGATCATCCCGAAGCTGCCGGCGATGCGCGTCCCGGGCGCGCGCAGGCTCGCGTTGCGGGCGGTGATCATGACGCCTTCGGGGCGCGACTCCACCAGCAGCGACAGCGAGCCGCGCAGGTCGGGCGGGAAGCCGCGGTAGAGCCACTGGAAGTCGCCGAACGCCAGCGAGTCGCCGCGCAGCGCCACGTCGTACATCGGCGCCTCGGCGGGGTCGAACCAGCGCGGGAAGTCGCCGAAGCGCACCACCCCCGAGGTGGCGAGCCGCGAGGTGGGCAGCCGCGCCGCCGGGATGTCGAACTCCAGGTGGTCGGGGAAGAGCGCCAGCGTCCCCCGCAGGTGCCGGATCTCGACCGGCTTGCGGTAGAAGTGCACGTTGCCGCGCAGCGTGTCGACGTGGAAGCGCGACCCCGTCCTGCTCCCCGGCGAGAAGCGCACGTCGTGCAGCACCCCCTGCAGCTGGCGGACCTCGACGGTGCGCACGTAGCCGCCGTTGTTCGGGAGCTGCCGCACCACCACCGGCGAGGTGTCGGCGAGCGCCTCGCGCAGCAGGCGCCGCTGGCGGGCCGCCGGGAGTGTGCTGTCGGTGCGGAACGGCGTCTCCATGCGCACCAGGCCGTTCACCACCTTCACGTACCCCATCATGGTCACGCGCTCGGGGCCGCGGCGCGTGGTGTCCTTCGGCGTGGTGTCGGCGAAGATCGCCTGGTAGTTCCAGAGCGAGTCGCCCGGGAACTTGAAGACGTAGATCTCCGGGTCGTACAGCGTGAGCCGGTTGATGACGATGCGCGGCGACAGCAGCGTGCTGACGTCGTACTCGGCGAAGGCGCTGTCGGCGACGATGAAGGGTCGTCCCCGCGTGTCCTGGAGGCGGAGCCCGTAGATCTTCGCGCCCTCGAAGAGGTTGCCGTCGATGCGGTCGATCAGGAGCTTCCCGTTGGGGAGGCCCTTCCCCAGCGCGGTGAGCGTCTGCTGCAGCACCCACTCGCGCCCGGAGCTGGTACGCGCCACCAGGTTCAGCGCCAGGAACGCCAGCCCCGCGCCGAGCGCCAGCCCGCCCACGGCCCACGAGGCCGTCCGCACCGCCCGGGAGCGCGCCATGGGCCTACTCCTCCCCCGCCGCGCCGGCCGCGGCCAGCTCGCCGCGCACCAGGGCGAGCGGCCGCCCGGCGGTGGGCGGCTTCACGGACGAAGCGTGGGAGCGCGCGGAGAGGGCGCGGCGGACGTAGAGCGTGAGCGCCCCGGCCGTGAGCAGCGCGCCCGCGGCGGCCAGCACCAGCCGGAGCGGGGGGCGGCGCCCGCCTGCTTCGCCGTTCATGGGCGGGGCTCCTTGCGGTCGTCCAGGAAGATGGCCTCCACCTGCGCCTGCCCCTCGGCGTCCAGCGGCGGCCGGCCCCGCCGGAAGAAGAGGTGCCGGCTCACGGGGACGAAGTCCTTCGCGTCTTCGAAGTACATGTAGTGCGTCACCCGGATGGTGCGCTCGTCCAGCCGCAGCACGTTGAGCGAGTTCTTCTCGGCCTCGCGCGCGCGCCCGCGGCGCGAGGTGGACGTGCCGCTCTGCACGATCACGATGCCGTGCTCGCGGTCCATCCCCGCGTACACGTCGAGCGAGTTGCCGATGTAGGCGCGGTGCAGGTGCCCGCCCATGATCATGTCCACCTTCATGCGGGTGAAGGCGTCGAGCGCGCGCTTGGCCTTGGGCATCACGTCGCCCCCCTCCCAGTCGGGCGGCGGGGCGAAGTGGTGGTGCGCCACCACGATGCGGTAGTCGTTTTCCGGCACCCCCTGCAGCGCCTCGCGCACGAAGTCGAGCTGCCAGCGGTGGATGCGCCCGTTGGTGACGGCCCTGCGCGGCGCCGTGCTGTTGATCGACACGATCACCGCGCCCGGGATGCGCATCACCGAGTCCAGCTCTTCGCTGATGTACTGCCGGTAGTACCGGTACGGGTCGAACAGCCGCTCGAAGACGCGGTAGAGCGGCACGTCGTGGTTGCCGGGCGTCACCAGCGTGGGCAGCTTCGGCAGCCGGTCCAGGAAGGCGCGGGCGGCGGCGTACTGCTCGGGCTTCGCGCGCTGCGTGAAATCGCCCGAGGCCACGATGGCCGTAGGCGCCAGCCGCACCGCGAACTCCTGCAGCGCCTCGCCGACGTGCTCGACGTAGGGCGGCCCGAAGTGCAGGTCCGAGACGTGGAGGAGCGTGATCAAACCGGACGATCTTGGGTCTCGGTGTTTGCCAGCCTCGACTGCGCGAACCTGCACGCCTGACGCGACGGGCGTGCCAGGGCGGGCCAGGGCGATTGAAAGCGCGGCAACAACGGCGCGAAGTCCGCCTGCGCGGACTCCCACGCAAGGATCCGCCCGCGCCCCCGGACGTCGGTGCACGCCGCGGAATGCCCCCTCCCCCCGCCCTCCCCCGCTGCGCGGGAGAGGGAGCTAATTCGGTCGCGGCACCGGGCTTCGGCGCAACGCCGCCGGGCCGCACCGAGCCGTAAAGTACCCTCTCCCGAAGTCGGGAGAGGGTGGCGACGCGGTAGCGGCGCCGGGTGAGGGCCTAGCGCCGGACGCCGATCCGCTCGTCCACCAGCCCGGGGAACGGCAGGTCGGCGCGGGCGTTGAGGTCCAGGCCCGAGACCTCGCCGCGCTCCCAGCGGAAGAGGGCGGCGCGGGCGATCATGGCGGCGTTGTCGGTGGAGAGGCGCGGGCTGGGCGCGTACAGCTCGCCGCCGTCCCCGAGCCTCCGCCGCAGCTCGTCGCGCAGGGCGCGGCTGTTGGCGACGCCGCCGCCCAGCACCACGCGCCGGCAGCCGGTCTCCTCCACCGCGCGCATCGTCTTCCCCGCCAGCACGTCCACCACCGCCGCCTGGAACGACGCCGCCACGTGCGGCAGCTCCGCCTCCAGCCGCCCGGCGGCCTCCAGCTCGCGCACCAGCAGCCGCACCGCGTTCTTGAGCCCGCTGAAGCTCATGTCGTAGAACTCGGGCTCGCCCGGCTTCTCGCCCCGGCCCAGCAGTGGACGGGGGAGCCGGTGCCGCTTCGGGTCGCCGGCTTCCGCCGCGCGCTGGATCGACGGGCCGCCGGGGTACGGCAGCCCCAGGATCCTGGCCGCCTTGTCGAACGCCTCCCCCGCCGCATCGTCCCTCGTGGCTCCCAGCAGGTGGTACTCGCCCCAGGCGGGCACCCAGAGGAGCAGCGTGTGGCCGCCGGAGACCAGCAGCGCCACGAAAGGCGGGCGCGCACCCGGGTGCTCCAGCTCCGTGGCGAAGAGGTGCGCCTCCATGTGGTGCACGCCCACCACGGGCCGCCCCTCCGCCCACGCCGCCGCCTTCGCCCAGGCGACCCCGACCAGCAGCGCGCCGATCAGCCCCGGCCCCGCGGTGACGCCGAAGACGTCCACGTCGCCGAGCGCCACCCCCGCCTCGCGCAGCGCCCCGTCCACCACGTCG
Encoded here:
- a CDS encoding metallophosphoesterase, with product MITLLHVSDLHFGPPYVEHVGEALQEFAVRLAPTAIVASGDFTQRAKPEQYAAARAFLDRLPKLPTLVTPGNHDVPLYRVFERLFDPYRYYRQYISEELDSVMRIPGAVIVSINSTAPRRAVTNGRIHRWQLDFVREALQGVPENDYRIVVAHHHFAPPPDWEGGDVMPKAKRALDAFTRMKVDMIMGGHLHRAYIGNSLDVYAGMDREHGIVIVQSGTSTSRRGRAREAEKNSLNVLRLDERTIRVTHYMYFEDAKDFVPVSRHLFFRRGRPPLDAEGQAQVEAIFLDDRKEPRP
- the tsaD gene encoding tRNA (adenosine(37)-N6)-threonylcarbamoyltransferase complex transferase subunit TsaD is translated as MTGRAPLVLGIETSCDETSAAVLRGDGELLGHVIFTQDVHRLYGGVVPEIASRAHLKTLDDVVDGALREAGVALGDVDVFGVTAGPGLIGALLVGVAWAKAAAWAEGRPVVGVHHMEAHLFATELEHPGARPPFVALLVSGGHTLLLWVPAWGEYHLLGATRDDAAGEAFDKAARILGLPYPGGPSIQRAAEAGDPKRHRLPRPLLGRGEKPGEPEFYDMSFSGLKNAVRLLVRELEAAGRLEAELPHVAASFQAAVVDVLAGKTMRAVEETGCRRVVLGGGVANSRALRDELRRRLGDGGELYAPSPRLSTDNAAMIARAALFRWERGEVSGLDLNARADLPFPGLVDERIGVRR